The following are encoded in a window of Penicillium oxalicum strain HP7-1 chromosome II, whole genome shotgun sequence genomic DNA:
- a CDS encoding Efflux pump azaK translates to MTVVDPRMTDTPHSCPNEAAPTGPNSAIGLVYESEVADETTALLRTKQAGDRGHGTLSSPRDDGDARADKNADEDKPLPKVQVLLLCLARVVEPLAFFSIFPYVNEMVQENGSVENADVGFYSGLIESLFSLTQAIVMILWGRAADRIGRKPVLVYSLFGVTFATGLFGFAKTIPQMILFRCIAGVFAGTIVTIRTMVAEHSTAKTQARAFSWFAFSGNLGMFIGPLMGGALAQPATQYPGVFGGVKFLEEYPYALSSLVVALVGGIAAVISAIFIEETLRKEPAGDSAEDGPGGTSTLPAASARRHTLSTRQLLKSPGVGVVLYVYAHIMTLAFAYTAIVPVFWFTPIELGGWGFSPLQISLMMGLNGAAQACWLLLVFPPLQHRIGTKGVIRVCALVYPFFFLTCVVGSLLLRTGTEASIKVFWVFAPLMLALGCGVSMSFTAIQLSLNDISPSPHILGTLNALALTGVSTLRAFCPALFSSLFALGMNTQLANGYAIWMVMIVLASGLSVAAKYLPEPERQVPESESETRT, encoded by the coding sequence ATGACCGTCGTCGATCCTCGAATGACGGACACGCCGCACTCATGTCCGAATGAAGCAGCCCCCACCGGGCCGAACTCGGCAATTGGCCTCGTTTATGAAAGTGAAGTAGCCGATGAAACGACGGCCCTGCTCAGGACCAAGCAGGCTGGTGATCGAGGCCATGGGACCTTGTCGAGTCCACGAGACGATGGTGACGCTCGTGCTGACAAGAATGCCGACGAGGATAAACCTCTCCCCAAAGTCCAGGTGTTGTTGCTCTGCTTGGCGCGAGTGGTCGAACCGCTAGcgttcttctccatcttcccgTACGTGAATGAAATGGTTCAAGAGAATGGGTCCGTCGAAAATGCGGATGTGGGCTTTTACAGCGGTCTGATTGAATCGTTATTCTCCCTGACCCAGGCCATTGTGATGATTCTCTGGGGACGAGCGGCGGATCGGATAGGCCGTAAGCCCGTCTTGGTATATTCCTTGTTCGGCGTGACGTTTGCCACGGGACTTTTTGGCTTCGCCAAGACGATTCCGCAGATGATTCTTTTTCGATGCATCGCAGGCGTCTTTGCCGGTACGATTGTGACGATCCGGACTATGGTGGCCGAGCACAGCACGGCCAAGACCCAGGCTCGCGCATTCAGCTGGTTCGCATTCAGCGGGAATCTGGGCATGTTTATCGGTCCCTTGATGGGCGGAGCTCTGGCCCAGCCTGCCACCCAGTATCCTGGCGTCTTTGGTGGAGTAAAATTCCTCGAAGAATACCCCTACGCACTGTCCAGTCTCGTCGTGGCTCTCGTCGGGGGCATCGCCGCGGTGATCAGCGCAATTTTCATCGAAGAGACTCTGAGGAAAGAGCCCGCGGGAGACTCCGCCGAAGACGGACCAGGCGGGACAAGCACCCTTCCAGCCGCATCGGCTCGTCGCCACACCCTCTCAACTCGCCAGTTATTGAAATCGCCCGGCGTCGGCGTCGTGCTCTACGTGTACGCCCATATTATGACTCTCGCCTTTGCCTACACGGCCATCGTCCCCGTATTCTGGTTCACCCCCATCGAACTCGGTGGATGGGGGTTCTCACCGCTCCAAATCTCGTTGATGATGGGCCTCAACGGAGCCGCCCAAGCCTGCTGGCTTCTCCTTGTCTTCCCGCCCCTTCAGCATCGAATCGGCACAAAGGGTGTGATTCGCGTGTGCGCGCTCGTCTatcccttcttcttcctcacGTGCGTGGTGggcagcctcctcctccgtaCCGGAACCGAAGCCTCCATCAAAGTCTTTTGGGTCTTTGCTCCCCTTATGCTTGCTCTGGGGTGCGGCGTCAGTATGAGTTTTACGGCCATCCAGCTCTCGCTGAATGATATCTCGCCCTCGCCGCATATTCTGGGGACCTTGAATGCGTTGGCACTGACGGGGGTGAGTACGCTGCGAGCCTTTTGCCCGGCCTTGTTTTCTAGTTTGTTTGCGCTGGGGATGAATACGCAGTTGGCCAATGGATATGCGATttggatggtgatgatcgtGTTGGCCTCGGGACTATCCGTCGCTGCAAAATATTTGCCTGAACCGGAGAGACAGGTGCcggagtcggagtcggaAACTCGGACATAG